One Streptomyces sp. NBC_00102 DNA segment encodes these proteins:
- a CDS encoding M18 family aminopeptidase: MSSSHPFDRSHTDDLMSFLAASPSPYHAVANTAARLEKAGFRQVEETAAWDATSGGKYVLRGGAVIAWYVPEGASPHTPFRIVGAHTDSPNLRVKPLPDTGAHGWRQVAVEIYGGTLLNTWLDRDLGIAGRLTLRDGTDVLTCVDRPLLRVPQLAVHLDRSANTDGLKLDRQKHMQPIWGLGKVEEGDLIRFVAEEAGVDPEDVTGWDLMAHAVEKPAYLGRDQELMAGPRMDNLLSVHAGVAALVAAVQRHTAEGTELPYIPVLAAFDHEENGSQSDTGADGPLLGTVMERSVYARGGGYEDRARAFAGSVCVSSDTGHAIHPNYGERHDPTHHPVVNGGPMLKVNVNMRYATDGSGRAVFAAACERAGVPMQTFVSNNSMPCGTTIGPITAARHGIRTVDIGAAILSMHSARELCGADDPFLLANALTEFLAG, encoded by the coding sequence ATGAGTTCCTCCCACCCTTTCGACAGGTCCCACACCGATGACCTGATGTCCTTCCTCGCCGCCAGCCCCTCGCCGTACCACGCCGTGGCCAACACCGCGGCCCGTCTGGAGAAGGCAGGGTTCCGGCAGGTCGAGGAGACCGCGGCCTGGGACGCGACGAGCGGCGGGAAGTACGTCCTGCGCGGCGGCGCCGTCATCGCCTGGTACGTCCCCGAAGGCGCTTCCCCCCACACCCCGTTCCGTATCGTCGGCGCCCACACCGACTCCCCCAACCTGCGGGTCAAGCCGCTGCCCGACACCGGCGCGCACGGCTGGCGCCAGGTCGCCGTGGAGATCTACGGCGGGACCCTGCTCAACACCTGGCTCGACCGCGACCTCGGCATCGCCGGCCGGCTCACCCTGCGCGACGGCACCGACGTGCTGACCTGCGTCGACCGCCCGCTGCTGCGCGTCCCGCAGCTCGCCGTCCACCTGGACCGCTCGGCCAACACCGACGGACTCAAGCTCGACCGCCAGAAGCACATGCAGCCGATCTGGGGCCTGGGCAAGGTGGAGGAAGGCGACCTCATCCGGTTCGTCGCCGAGGAGGCGGGCGTCGACCCGGAGGACGTGACCGGCTGGGACCTGATGGCGCACGCCGTCGAGAAGCCCGCCTACCTGGGCCGCGACCAGGAGCTGATGGCCGGCCCCCGGATGGACAACCTGCTCTCGGTGCACGCGGGCGTCGCCGCGCTCGTCGCCGCCGTCCAGCGGCACACGGCCGAGGGCACCGAGCTCCCGTACATCCCGGTGCTCGCCGCCTTCGACCACGAGGAGAACGGCTCGCAGTCCGACACCGGCGCCGACGGCCCGCTGCTCGGCACCGTCATGGAGCGCTCGGTGTACGCCCGGGGCGGCGGTTACGAGGACCGCGCCCGCGCCTTCGCCGGAAGCGTCTGCGTCTCCTCCGACACCGGCCACGCGATCCACCCCAACTACGGGGAGCGCCACGACCCGACGCACCACCCGGTCGTCAACGGCGGCCCGATGCTGAAGGTCAACGTCAACATGCGGTACGCCACGGACGGCAGCGGCCGGGCCGTGTTCGCCGCCGCGTGCGAGCGCGCGGGCGTGCCGATGCAGACGTTCGTCTCCAACAACTCCATGCCGTGCGGCACCACGATCGGCCCGATCACCGCCGCCCGCCACGGAATCCGGACCGTCGACATCGGGGCTGCGATCCTGTCGATGCACAGCGCCCGCGAACTCTGCGGCGCCGACGACCCGTTCCTGCTGGCCAATGCCCTGACCGAGTTCCTGGCAGGCTGA
- a CDS encoding BTAD domain-containing putative transcriptional regulator has protein sequence MEFRLLGTVSVETLTGPVPLGPAKRRSLLAALLLSANTPVSVARLTECLWDDTPPARARGVIQGHVSRLRALLVGAEAEAYGVELLTLGDGYLLRLPETLLDSQRFEELLMLARQQRSATDAVLMLRDALSLWQGPALSGVFAGPPLQVAAHTLEETRLATVEELARAYGELGEHHRAAAVLRAEASAHPLRESLAAALILALYRAGRQSEALDWFHRTRRLLADELGIDPGRELADAYALILRGDPGPGAAPGRTVPPGPAGDTATEPGMPEGPGTAIPVPPAAPFPPATATHPAAPHPTDLLPRAPRGFHGRTAELAALTRAAAGEAPVCLVTGPAGVGKTSLALQWAHHNPAAFPDGRLFADLRGFSETGEARPGDVLREFLLALGVAPRRVPESVPAAAALFRSLTDRRRLLVVLDNARDSAVVRTLLPGGADCVTVVTSRNRLEGLIASDAARPVPLDTLQPQDGTALLAGVLGEERVHAEPVAARRLAELCGGLPLALRVTAARLAGRPQRTLAGLADELADEHGRLARLDVDDIGVSAALRLTVQQLTPDAAHLLARLGHHPGGHFGPYACAALAGTGPGAAATALERLGSAHLVTETAPDHWVLHDLVRLYARGLDPASGPEALIGVLDHCVATALAAADAAEPGGEPCFVLPADHRPCAVRDFADRAAAMRWLAAERDDLARAAVAARKAGLHDRAWRIILLQWPQVVWRVRDSWAPLLELALDSAREEKDPYAESRVLNLLGWVLTEEGRTAEAAALLERSPGLARQAGDRLGEATALINLAAVQAEQGDLDTALEGCGRAVALAREERDRHTEMLALQHLARLQLTAHRPADALESTRTALEPGPGPGEAARRILLLTIAGESRLALGEEDGGIRLLDRAAEEAEHVGYDEGAVHALEVLLRVSARADYRTRHWLALRRLTDGS, from the coding sequence GTGGAGTTCCGGCTGCTCGGCACGGTCTCCGTCGAGACCCTCACCGGGCCGGTGCCGCTCGGACCCGCCAAGCGCCGCAGTCTTCTCGCCGCCCTGCTGCTTTCCGCCAACACCCCCGTGTCCGTCGCCCGGCTGACGGAGTGCCTGTGGGACGACACGCCCCCCGCCCGCGCCCGCGGCGTCATCCAGGGACACGTCTCCCGCCTCCGCGCCCTGCTCGTGGGCGCGGAGGCGGAGGCGTACGGGGTGGAACTGCTCACCCTCGGCGACGGCTACCTCCTGCGCCTCCCCGAAACCCTGCTGGACTCGCAGCGGTTCGAGGAACTGCTGATGCTGGCCCGGCAGCAGCGCAGCGCCACCGACGCCGTCCTCATGCTCAGGGACGCGCTCTCGCTCTGGCAGGGGCCCGCACTCAGCGGAGTGTTCGCCGGTCCTCCGCTCCAGGTGGCGGCGCACACCCTGGAGGAGACACGGCTCGCGACGGTGGAGGAACTCGCCCGCGCCTACGGGGAACTCGGCGAGCACCACCGGGCCGCAGCCGTCCTGCGCGCGGAGGCTTCCGCGCACCCGCTGCGGGAGTCCCTGGCGGCGGCCCTGATCCTGGCGCTGTACCGGGCGGGCCGCCAGTCGGAGGCCCTGGACTGGTTCCACCGCACGAGGCGGCTGCTCGCCGACGAACTGGGCATCGACCCGGGCCGCGAACTGGCCGACGCGTACGCGCTGATCCTGCGCGGCGATCCCGGACCCGGCGCCGCACCGGGCCGTACCGTCCCGCCGGGTCCGGCCGGTGACACGGCCACGGAACCGGGCATGCCCGAAGGTCCCGGGACCGCGATACCGGTACCGCCCGCCGCCCCCTTCCCACCCGCCACCGCCACCCACCCCGCCGCCCCGCACCCCACCGATCTGCTGCCTCGCGCACCCCGCGGGTTCCACGGGCGCACGGCCGAACTGGCCGCGCTCACCCGGGCCGCCGCGGGTGAGGCCCCGGTGTGCCTGGTCACCGGACCCGCCGGGGTGGGCAAGACCTCGCTGGCCCTCCAGTGGGCCCACCACAACCCCGCCGCCTTCCCGGACGGGCGGCTCTTCGCCGATCTGCGCGGGTTCAGCGAGACGGGCGAGGCCCGGCCGGGCGACGTGCTGCGCGAGTTCCTGCTCGCCCTCGGCGTCGCACCGCGCCGCGTCCCGGAGTCCGTGCCCGCCGCGGCAGCCCTCTTCCGCTCCCTGACCGACCGCCGCCGGCTCCTCGTGGTCCTCGACAACGCCCGCGACTCCGCCGTCGTCCGCACCCTGCTCCCGGGCGGCGCCGACTGCGTCACCGTCGTCACCAGCCGCAACCGGCTGGAAGGCCTCATCGCCTCCGACGCCGCCAGGCCCGTCCCCCTCGACACCCTCCAGCCCCAGGACGGCACCGCGCTCCTCGCCGGGGTGCTCGGCGAGGAGCGGGTCCACGCCGAACCGGTCGCGGCCCGCCGCCTCGCCGAACTCTGCGGAGGGCTTCCGCTCGCCCTCCGGGTCACGGCCGCCCGGCTGGCCGGACGCCCGCAGCGGACACTGGCCGGACTCGCCGACGAACTGGCCGACGAACACGGGCGGCTGGCCCGTCTCGACGTGGACGACATCGGCGTCTCGGCCGCCCTGCGACTGACCGTGCAACAGCTCACGCCGGACGCCGCGCACCTCCTGGCCCGCCTCGGCCACCATCCGGGCGGCCACTTCGGCCCGTACGCCTGCGCGGCCCTCGCGGGCACCGGTCCCGGGGCCGCCGCGACCGCCCTGGAACGCCTCGGCTCCGCGCACCTCGTCACGGAGACCGCCCCTGACCACTGGGTACTGCACGACCTGGTGCGCCTGTACGCCCGCGGCCTGGACCCGGCGTCCGGGCCCGAGGCACTGATCGGCGTCCTCGACCACTGCGTCGCCACCGCCCTGGCCGCCGCCGACGCGGCGGAACCCGGCGGCGAGCCCTGCTTCGTCCTGCCGGCGGACCACCGCCCCTGCGCCGTAAGGGACTTCGCCGACCGGGCCGCGGCGATGCGCTGGCTGGCCGCCGAACGGGACGACCTGGCCCGGGCGGCCGTCGCCGCCCGGAAGGCGGGCCTGCACGACCGGGCCTGGCGCATCATCCTCCTCCAGTGGCCGCAGGTGGTGTGGCGGGTGCGCGACAGCTGGGCCCCCCTGCTGGAACTGGCGCTGGACTCCGCGCGCGAGGAGAAGGACCCGTACGCCGAGTCGAGGGTGCTCAACCTCCTGGGGTGGGTCCTGACGGAAGAGGGCAGGACCGCCGAGGCCGCCGCACTCCTGGAGCGCTCGCCGGGCCTCGCACGGCAGGCGGGGGACCGGCTGGGCGAGGCGACGGCGCTGATCAACCTGGCGGCCGTCCAGGCCGAGCAGGGCGATCTCGACACGGCGCTGGAGGGCTGCGGACGCGCGGTCGCCCTGGCCCGCGAAGAACGGGACCGGCACACCGAGATGCTCGCCCTGCAGCACCTGGCCCGGCTGCAGCTCACCGCCCACCGCCCCGCCGACGCCCTCGAATCCACGCGTACGGCCCTGGAGCCGGGCCCCGGCCCCGGAGAGGCCGCCCGCCGCATCCTGCTGCTGACCATCGCCGGCGAGTCCCGGCTGGCGCTCGGCGAGGAGGACGGGGGAATCAGGTTGCTGGACCGTGCGGCCGAGGAGGCGGAACACGTCGGCTACGACGAGGGAGCGGTACACGCCCTGGAGGTCCTGTTGCGCGTCTCGGCGCGGGCGGACTACCGCACCCGCCACTGGCTGGCGCTGCGCAGGCTCACCGACGGGAGCTGA
- a CDS encoding DUF6458 family protein: MGLGGCILLIGVGAVLAFATDWQIDTVNVDLVGWIMMLVGLVGVFAYMSIARRRRMIVPPTTVVPEDEKRYL; the protein is encoded by the coding sequence ATGGGACTCGGAGGATGCATTCTCCTGATCGGTGTCGGAGCGGTACTCGCGTTCGCCACCGACTGGCAGATCGACACCGTCAACGTCGACCTGGTCGGCTGGATCATGATGCTCGTCGGCCTCGTCGGGGTCTTCGCCTACATGAGCATCGCGCGGCGCCGCCGCATGATCGTGCCGCCCACGACGGTCGTCCCGGAGGACGAGAAGCGGTACCTGTGA